Proteins encoded in a region of the Methanofollis sp. genome:
- the infB gene encoding translation initiation factor IF-2 produces MAKKKKQSQKTEGSGIRTPIVCVLGHVDHGKTSLLDYIRGSSVTAGEAGAITQHIGATLVPFDAIAKTGGAFQKLQINIPGLLFIDTPGHQAFTTLRARGGALADMAILVVDINEGFQPQTIEALEILRTYKTPFVVAATKIDRIHGWRVNKSAPFKKTFETQGDRVKQIFETKTYELIGKLSEKGFNCERYDRVSDFARNIAIVPVSGITGEGVPDLLMMLIGLAQRYMTEELAVSVNGPGLGTVLEVKEERGLGMTLDVILYDGTLGVGDEIAVATGDGVINPKVRSLLKPRPMSEILVEDRFERVKSVTAAAGIKVSAPHLEGVIAGSPLRVIPAAEDREVINEEVRREVEEIHVALSEEGITIKADTIGALEALAKELEDHHIPIMKAEVGPVSRHDLIEIGTVKEPLNAVLLAFNTAILPDALDILKDPANKVTAFTGNVIYRLIEDYTEWVEDQKRKIEAARFEHIILPAKVVILEGCVFRQSNPAVVGVRVLGGKLRSGVYLMRRDGKRVGQLKNIQVRGENVPDADAGAEVAVSIEGATVGRQISEKDELYAEIPENHVKVLEKEMLGSLKPGMREVLDEYTLMRRKENPFWGK; encoded by the coding sequence ATGGCCAAGAAAAAGAAACAATCACAGAAAACAGAGGGATCCGGGATCAGGACGCCGATCGTCTGCGTCCTCGGGCATGTCGACCACGGCAAGACCTCGCTCCTCGACTATATCAGGGGATCGTCGGTCACCGCCGGCGAGGCCGGCGCGATCACCCAGCATATCGGAGCGACGCTTGTCCCCTTCGACGCCATTGCAAAGACAGGCGGGGCCTTCCAGAAGTTGCAGATCAACATCCCCGGCCTGCTCTTCATCGACACCCCGGGCCACCAGGCCTTCACGACACTCAGGGCCCGCGGCGGCGCCCTCGCCGACATGGCGATCCTGGTGGTGGACATCAACGAGGGTTTCCAGCCGCAGACCATCGAGGCACTCGAGATCCTGCGGACCTACAAGACGCCCTTCGTCGTTGCGGCGACGAAGATCGACAGGATTCACGGCTGGCGGGTGAACAAGAGCGCTCCGTTCAAAAAGACCTTTGAGACGCAGGGCGACCGCGTGAAGCAGATCTTCGAGACAAAGACCTACGAACTGATCGGCAAACTCTCCGAGAAGGGTTTCAACTGCGAGCGGTACGACAGGGTGAGTGACTTCGCCCGCAACATCGCCATTGTCCCGGTCTCCGGGATCACGGGCGAGGGCGTGCCCGACCTCCTCATGATGCTCATCGGGCTTGCCCAGCGCTACATGACAGAGGAACTCGCCGTCTCGGTCAACGGCCCTGGCCTGGGCACGGTTCTCGAAGTGAAGGAGGAACGGGGCCTCGGCATGACCCTCGATGTCATCCTCTATGACGGCACCCTCGGGGTCGGGGACGAGATCGCGGTTGCAACAGGAGACGGCGTGATCAACCCCAAGGTGCGGTCCCTTCTCAAGCCGCGGCCGATGTCTGAGATCCTCGTCGAGGACAGGTTCGAGCGGGTGAAGTCGGTCACCGCCGCCGCTGGCATCAAGGTCTCCGCACCCCACCTCGAAGGAGTCATCGCGGGCTCGCCCCTGCGTGTGATCCCGGCGGCCGAAGACCGTGAAGTCATCAACGAGGAGGTCAGGCGGGAGGTCGAGGAGATCCATGTCGCCCTTTCCGAGGAGGGCATCACCATCAAGGCCGACACCATCGGCGCCCTCGAAGCGCTGGCAAAGGAACTCGAAGACCACCATATCCCTATCATGAAGGCCGAGGTCGGCCCGGTCTCGCGCCACGACCTCATTGAGATCGGGACGGTCAAAGAACCTCTCAACGCCGTCCTCCTCGCCTTCAACACCGCCATCCTCCCCGACGCTCTCGATATCCTCAAAGACCCGGCAAACAAGGTGACGGCCTTTACAGGCAACGTCATCTACCGGCTCATCGAGGACTACACCGAGTGGGTCGAGGATCAGAAGAGGAAGATCGAAGCGGCCCGCTTCGAGCACATCATCCTGCCGGCAAAAGTCGTCATCCTCGAAGGGTGCGTCTTCAGACAGAGCAACCCCGCCGTCGTCGGCGTCAGGGTGCTCGGGGGAAAACTGCGGAGCGGCGTGTACCTGATGCGCAGGGACGGCAAGAGGGTCGGCCAGCTGAAAAATATTCAGGTCAGAGGGGAGAACGTCCCTGACGCCGACGCCGGCGCGGAGGTCGCGGTCTCGATCGAAGGGGCGACAGTTGGCAGGCAGATCAGCGAGAAAGACGAGTTATACGCCGAGATCCCTGAAAACCACGTCAAGGTGCTCGAAAAAGAGATGCTCGGGAGCCTCAAACCAGGTATGC
- a CDS encoding RND family transporter — MRSPYDLLAEAITTRPFAVMAVVAATFMLAFLGLSMVSMATGDDTYIDKTTPRGAMLAHYKDTYGSDAIMLIFESDDVTDPDVLAYIGSVEDGIRNEQYVESVAGVPDLMKEANNGTMPNSRAEVNTVIEKAPPGTLDRYLPSMMMTIVGITIQPGVASSVQEQVLDNVRASIAVSEPPAGVSVTVSGSPAFSQEMGQEMGQSMGILIMAAMLLMVLAVTFLFSHVRYRLLPVAIVAGGLILTFGFMGLVGIPISMTVIGAFPVLIGIGIDYAIQFHSRFDEEVRHATIADAVKATVTRSGPSVLIAMVATSLGFIAMFIAPVPMVADFGIVCTIGVASCYLSALVIVPLFGTVVKYRAKTPAGKLDDVEACELDWKGCEKEPAHEEGSRGSLIEGYNRLLGRIALGIAKNPVPILLVFCLVAVIGIQMDNEVPINADEETFVPQDMPALQDMKKVTRTMGATDTVPVVVTGDNVLDMETLQWIRDFGAYELRTNEKITGVTSIATLLARYNGGVLPETESEVRSVLATIPAETRDRYLNGRMEAVMEFSTTDMELDVARTMIKNVEKDVAWREAPPGIHVRVTGGTEMFVSVMEDIATSKTLMVLAGFGLILLFLLLVYRRVNAVTPLIPIVMIVGWNGAIMYLLGLDYTPMTATLGSMTIGVASEYTILIMERCEEELARGLDIYEAIQTSVQKIGTAVTVSGMTTVFGFSALTLSAFNIIANFGIVTVITVGFSLIGAILVMPAVLSLMYRFNHRRPAEGTPAAPAA; from the coding sequence ATGAGATCACCCTACGACCTCCTTGCAGAGGCCATCACCACACGTCCGTTCGCCGTAATGGCGGTCGTCGCAGCCACGTTCATGCTCGCCTTCCTCGGCCTCTCGATGGTGAGCATGGCAACGGGTGACGACACGTATATCGACAAGACCACGCCCAGAGGGGCGATGCTCGCCCACTACAAGGACACCTATGGTTCAGACGCCATCATGCTCATCTTCGAGAGCGACGACGTCACCGACCCCGACGTCCTCGCCTATATCGGGAGCGTCGAGGACGGCATCAGGAACGAGCAGTACGTTGAGTCCGTCGCCGGCGTGCCCGACCTGATGAAAGAGGCAAACAACGGGACCATGCCCAACTCACGGGCCGAAGTGAACACCGTCATCGAGAAGGCGCCGCCGGGAACCCTCGACCGCTACCTTCCCTCGATGATGATGACTATCGTCGGCATCACCATCCAGCCGGGCGTCGCATCAAGCGTGCAGGAACAGGTGCTGGACAATGTCAGGGCGTCGATCGCCGTCTCCGAACCGCCTGCCGGCGTCTCGGTGACGGTCTCGGGGAGCCCGGCCTTCTCGCAGGAGATGGGGCAGGAGATGGGCCAGTCGATGGGCATCCTGATCATGGCCGCGATGCTCCTGATGGTCCTTGCCGTCACGTTCCTCTTCTCCCATGTCAGGTACCGCCTTCTGCCGGTCGCAATCGTGGCCGGCGGCCTGATCCTCACCTTCGGGTTCATGGGACTTGTCGGCATCCCGATCTCCATGACCGTGATCGGGGCCTTCCCGGTGCTCATCGGCATCGGGATCGACTATGCGATCCAGTTCCACTCGCGCTTTGACGAGGAGGTGCGGCATGCGACCATCGCCGACGCGGTGAAGGCCACCGTGACCAGGTCGGGCCCGTCCGTCCTCATCGCGATGGTGGCGACCTCACTCGGCTTTATCGCCATGTTTATCGCTCCGGTCCCGATGGTCGCCGATTTCGGCATCGTCTGCACGATCGGCGTCGCGTCCTGTTATCTTTCTGCCCTCGTCATCGTTCCGCTCTTCGGGACGGTCGTGAAGTACAGGGCGAAGACACCTGCCGGAAAACTCGACGACGTGGAGGCCTGCGAACTCGACTGGAAGGGCTGCGAGAAGGAGCCAGCCCATGAAGAAGGCTCGCGGGGTTCCCTGATCGAGGGGTATAACCGCCTTCTCGGCAGGATCGCCCTCGGGATCGCGAAGAACCCGGTGCCGATCCTCCTGGTCTTCTGCCTGGTCGCGGTCATCGGCATCCAGATGGACAATGAGGTCCCGATCAATGCCGACGAGGAGACCTTTGTCCCGCAGGACATGCCGGCCCTCCAGGACATGAAGAAGGTGACGCGGACGATGGGGGCGACAGACACGGTCCCGGTCGTCGTGACCGGGGACAATGTCCTGGACATGGAGACTCTTCAGTGGATACGGGACTTCGGGGCGTACGAACTGCGGACCAACGAAAAGATCACCGGCGTCACGAGCATCGCCACCCTCCTCGCCCGGTACAACGGCGGCGTCCTGCCGGAGACGGAAAGCGAGGTCAGGAGCGTGCTCGCCACCATCCCGGCCGAGACGAGGGACAGGTACCTCAACGGCAGGATGGAGGCGGTGATGGAGTTCTCCACCACAGACATGGAACTCGACGTTGCACGGACGATGATCAAGAACGTGGAGAAGGACGTCGCGTGGAGGGAGGCACCGCCGGGAATCCATGTGAGGGTGACAGGCGGCACCGAGATGTTCGTCTCCGTGATGGAAGACATCGCGACGTCGAAGACGCTGATGGTCCTTGCCGGGTTCGGGCTTATTCTCCTCTTCCTTCTCCTTGTGTACAGGCGGGTGAACGCCGTCACCCCGCTCATCCCGATCGTCATGATCGTCGGGTGGAACGGGGCGATCATGTACCTCCTCGGCCTCGACTATACGCCGATGACCGCCACCCTGGGGTCGATGACCATCGGCGTCGCCTCGGAGTACACGATCCTGATCATGGAGAGGTGCGAGGAGGAACTCGCACGGGGTCTCGATATCTACGAGGCGATCCAGACGAGCGTGCAGAAGATCGGCACCGCGGTCACGGTCTCGGGCATGACCACGGTCTTCGGTTTCTCGGCCCTCACCCTCTCGGCCTTCAACATCATCGCGAACTTCGGGATCGTGACGGTGATCACCGTCGGGTTCTCCCTGATAGGGGCGATCCTGGTGATGCCGGCCGTGCTCTCTCTGATGTACCGCTTCAATCATCGCCGCCCGGCAGAGGGCACCCCGGCCGCACCGGCGGCATGA
- a CDS encoding TrmB family transcriptional regulator, with the protein MTDEIVLQLRTLGLNEYEARVYATLVGLRRATARDIHEASKVPRGRIYEILHDLAQRGFVGVEDGSPARYHAVDPDEVIDHIRDEYLASLEKTRASLTSLSSTVPVPPPPFYMLRSDWAIENQIQSVFRKAKERMVLICQDPSFLRKNLKALKALQKRIDLYVLVSDREAFSGIELPLVEGEGIVADLLARQPPPGVCTRQECSILVDKGESIAVGSSGSERFAVIGSETPFMRYFLLSLIEHMGG; encoded by the coding sequence ATGACAGACGAGATCGTCCTGCAACTCCGCACCCTGGGGCTCAATGAATACGAGGCGAGGGTCTACGCCACCCTTGTCGGCCTCAGGAGGGCGACGGCGCGGGACATCCACGAGGCAAGCAAGGTGCCGCGGGGCCGGATCTACGAGATCCTCCATGACCTGGCGCAGCGCGGGTTTGTCGGGGTGGAGGACGGTTCACCTGCCCGCTATCATGCCGTCGACCCCGACGAGGTGATCGACCATATCAGGGACGAGTACCTTGCTTCCCTGGAAAAGACGAGGGCGTCTCTCACAAGCCTCTCCTCGACCGTCCCTGTCCCTCCGCCGCCCTTCTACATGCTCAGGAGCGACTGGGCGATCGAGAACCAGATCCAGTCGGTCTTCAGGAAGGCGAAGGAGCGCATGGTCCTAATCTGCCAGGACCCCTCCTTTCTCAGGAAGAACCTGAAGGCACTGAAGGCCCTTCAGAAGAGGATCGATCTCTACGTCCTTGTCAGCGACAGGGAAGCGTTCTCCGGCATCGAACTCCCGCTTGTCGAGGGCGAGGGGATTGTGGCCGACCTTCTTGCCCGGCAACCTCCCCCCGGCGTTTGCACGCGGCAGGAGTGCTCCATCCTGGTCGATAAAGGTGAATCTATCGCCGTCGGGTCATCGGGCTCCGAAAGGTTCGCGGTGATCGGGTCTGAGACTCCTTTCATGAGATACTTCCTCCTCTCCCTGATCGAGCATATGGGTGGGTGA
- a CDS encoding NAD(P)/FAD-dependent oxidoreductase — MEDGPRGAILQRDRKTYAIVPRTPAGIVAPEDLENIVKVARRYAIPVIKMTSGQRMALVGIKEEDVDNIWKELGMTVGEATAPCLHYVQTCPGTETCKYGVQDSLGLGLKLEEVNQDLNLPAKLKMGVSGCPRCCGESYVRDIGLIGTAKGWTVTFGGNSGGRPRIGDVVAKDLQVDEAVGMVRRLLEYYRDNGKPGERTPRFAERVGIETIRAAMLGLAPPQT, encoded by the coding sequence ATGGAAGACGGACCAAGAGGCGCGATTCTCCAGCGCGACAGGAAGACCTATGCGATCGTCCCGAGGACACCGGCCGGGATCGTCGCCCCGGAGGACCTGGAGAACATTGTCAAGGTCGCGCGGCGGTATGCTATCCCGGTCATCAAGATGACCTCGGGGCAGCGGATGGCGCTCGTCGGGATCAAGGAAGAGGACGTCGACAATATCTGGAAAGAACTCGGGATGACCGTCGGGGAGGCGACGGCGCCCTGCCTCCACTATGTCCAGACCTGCCCGGGGACCGAGACCTGCAAATACGGGGTGCAGGACTCCCTCGGCCTCGGGCTGAAACTGGAGGAGGTGAACCAGGACCTGAACCTTCCTGCGAAACTGAAGATGGGGGTTTCAGGCTGCCCACGCTGTTGCGGGGAGAGTTATGTGCGGGACATCGGGCTGATCGGGACTGCGAAGGGGTGGACGGTGACCTTCGGCGGGAACTCTGGTGGCCGTCCCAGGATTGGCGATGTGGTCGCAAAGGACCTCCAGGTCGATGAGGCCGTCGGCATGGTGAGGCGCCTCCTCGAGTACTACCGCGACAACGGGAAACCCGGTGAGAGGACACCGCGGTTTGCCGAGAGGGTTGGTATCGAAACGATCCGTGCCGCCATGCTCGGCCTGGCGCCGCCCCAGACCTGA
- a CDS encoding FHA domain-containing protein → MTDGDRTLVSGADQDFLEELSDYLDVLGNPTRLRILKIIKHTPRDVREISRAIGTSYENTKKHLDKLLLAGLVKKEAGFSGETATGVHPVWKYSLVPGGLETVIQNLGIFGNLGIAADAQGVSLRLREMKDRVSAAFSGGMPVLLVVGGPDDGRAFPLTGTRCAVGREDPEAAPLQGCAVPLSAAYAAVTRVTRPHCLLSLSGGVWHVEDSGSTGGTTVNAVPLRRHERRPLSDGDLIDLARGPQGARLLFTMPLPEDGQDRPS, encoded by the coding sequence ATGACCGACGGCGATCGCACCCTCGTCTCAGGTGCCGACCAGGACTTCCTGGAGGAACTCTCCGACTACCTGGACGTCCTCGGGAACCCGACACGCCTGCGGATCCTGAAGATCATCAAGCACACGCCGCGGGATGTGCGGGAGATCTCCCGGGCGATAGGGACGAGTTACGAGAACACAAAAAAGCACCTGGACAAACTCCTCCTTGCAGGTCTCGTGAAGAAGGAGGCGGGGTTCTCGGGGGAGACCGCAACCGGCGTCCACCCTGTCTGGAAGTACTCCCTGGTGCCGGGTGGCCTGGAGACGGTCATTCAGAATCTCGGGATCTTCGGGAATCTCGGGATCGCGGCCGACGCGCAGGGGGTCTCCCTCCGCCTGAGGGAGATGAAGGACCGTGTCTCGGCGGCCTTCTCCGGCGGCATGCCTGTTCTCCTTGTCGTTGGCGGCCCTGACGACGGCCGGGCCTTTCCTCTCACCGGCACGCGCTGTGCCGTCGGCCGCGAGGATCCGGAGGCCGCCCCCCTGCAGGGGTGTGCGGTCCCCCTCTCCGCGGCATATGCCGCGGTCACCCGGGTCACCCGCCCCCACTGTTTGTTGAGTCTCTCCGGCGGGGTCTGGCATGTGGAGGACAGCGGGAGTACGGGAGGCACGACAGTGAATGCGGTCCCTCTCCGGCGGCATGAGCGCCGCCCGCTCTCCGACGGCGACCTCATCGACCTTGCCCGGGGGCCGCAGGGGGCACGCCTCCTCTTTACTATGCCCCTGCCTGAGGATGGTCAGGATCGCCCGTCTTAA
- a CDS encoding serine/threonine-protein kinase: protein MRRWIITCVLLLVLCAAPALAAHDTSGKGQHGPGGNNSAPDDRGPATAPGQVKEERTPLPDPTPDVVTETATPTQSPTSVPETTPSPLPTSLPPAPAEESPTSVETTPMYAYLQAATGEGRGPPETREEGFDPLLAAAAGAGAAAVGAYLLYRIRKRKPDTDGDRTVLVAPDAFTVPGFPPALMEKYGDVSLLGTGGTAQVYAAVRRTDGERVAVKVPLRADEATGRCFLKEISLWKELVHPNIVRVWSVNILPVPYVEMEYLEGSLADLTKPLSSVEACRIASGIAEGLACAHARGIVHRDLKPGNILLAADGTPKIADWGLGRLIGDGDETAAPGFSLRYAAPEQLAPGRYGPAGARTDLYQMGVVLYELLTGRLPYDGAGPGEYSAAVLEGLPLPPSAADPALARFDALLLRCLEKDPEQRISSAGDFLAALRDAEC from the coding sequence ATGCGGCGGTGGATCATAACCTGCGTTCTTCTTCTCGTCCTCTGTGCCGCCCCGGCGCTGGCGGCCCATGACACGTCGGGGAAGGGGCAGCATGGTCCTGGCGGAAACAACAGCGCCCCCGACGACCGCGGCCCGGCGACGGCACCTGGCCAGGTGAAGGAGGAAAGGACGCCTCTCCCTGATCCCACTCCTGACGTCGTGACCGAAACGGCGACGCCCACTCAGTCCCCGACCTCTGTGCCCGAGACGACGCCGTCGCCCCTGCCGACCTCTCTCCCTCCTGCCCCTGCTGAAGAGAGCCCGACGTCTGTGGAGACTACGCCGATGTATGCGTACCTGCAGGCGGCGACCGGAGAGGGGAGAGGCCCGCCTGAGACGCGGGAAGAAGGCTTCGACCCCCTCCTGGCCGCGGCGGCAGGTGCCGGTGCGGCGGCGGTCGGGGCGTACCTCCTCTACCGCATCAGGAAAAGAAAACCCGACACCGACGGCGACCGCACCGTCCTCGTTGCCCCGGACGCCTTCACCGTCCCGGGTTTCCCCCCTGCCCTGATGGAAAAGTACGGCGACGTCTCCCTCCTCGGCACAGGCGGGACGGCGCAGGTCTACGCGGCCGTCAGGCGCACCGACGGGGAGAGGGTCGCCGTCAAGGTGCCTCTCAGGGCCGACGAGGCGACGGGACGCTGCTTCCTCAAGGAGATCAGCCTCTGGAAGGAACTGGTCCACCCGAACATTGTCCGCGTCTGGTCGGTGAACATCCTCCCCGTGCCGTACGTGGAGATGGAATATCTCGAAGGCTCCCTTGCCGACCTCACAAAACCCCTCTCGTCGGTGGAGGCCTGCCGCATCGCGTCCGGCATCGCAGAGGGCCTTGCGTGTGCCCATGCCCGCGGCATTGTCCACCGCGACCTCAAGCCCGGCAATATCCTCCTTGCCGCGGACGGCACGCCGAAGATCGCCGACTGGGGGCTCGGCAGGCTGATCGGCGACGGCGACGAGACCGCGGCACCGGGCTTCTCCCTCAGGTATGCCGCCCCCGAACAACTCGCCCCGGGGCGGTACGGCCCTGCCGGTGCACGGACAGACCTCTACCAGATGGGCGTCGTGCTCTACGAACTCCTGACCGGGAGGCTCCCGTACGACGGGGCCGGGCCGGGCGAGTACTCGGCCGCCGTCCTGGAGGGGCTGCCTCTCCCCCCGTCGGCTGCCGACCCGGCCCTTGCGCGTTTCGATGCCCTCCTCCTCCGGTGCCTTGAAAAAGACCCGGAACAGAGGATATCATCGGCCGGGGACTTCCTCGCCGCGCTCCGTGACGCCGAATGCTGA
- a CDS encoding PAS domain S-box protein, with product MPGSADRTRDAIAIRELLRKNPKGLSITEIAEALGLHRNTAAKHLDMLVQKGEADIRKVGTAKTYFLARRMPVAALLHFSLHPAIVVDGRDEVVMVSQSALDLLGCPLEVLYGEKVHDLPYSLFTTPEFRERCRQAVQGTQALFPAAAVIQGRHRHLRIHLVPVVFDTGKDGCAIVLIDETACRKAAEALEASRRQYEALTVDLPGFVLHTKPDLTIEFVNEAFCRHAGRTREQLTGFRFLPLLPPGDQERMKAALIALTPESPAATLEVRSVRTDGTLGWERWQVRALFGEGRRGLGYHLAGTDITQLQQCREQLEQYHENMESLITGRTTGIQEANRTLLKVLAEKEEIERELLFTTFAFDHASDSIILFDREGRIYKANETACSLLSYGQDEILAVTIFGLNPSITAPQWEEMWARAEPGKRERVVSVHRKKDGSVFKVDVSRTFVHFAGRMYFCSIAREVRGAERSKK from the coding sequence ATGCCCGGCAGCGCAGACAGGACCAGGGACGCGATCGCGATCAGGGAACTCCTCAGGAAAAACCCGAAAGGGCTCTCCATCACCGAGATCGCGGAGGCCCTCGGCCTCCACAGGAACACGGCCGCAAAGCACCTGGACATGCTCGTCCAGAAGGGGGAGGCCGACATCAGGAAGGTCGGCACCGCGAAGACCTACTTCCTCGCGCGGAGGATGCCGGTCGCCGCCCTCCTCCACTTCTCCCTCCACCCGGCAATCGTCGTCGACGGGCGGGACGAGGTAGTGATGGTAAGCCAGAGCGCCCTCGACCTCCTCGGGTGCCCGCTGGAGGTGCTGTACGGCGAGAAGGTCCATGACCTCCCCTATTCTCTCTTCACGACCCCCGAGTTCCGTGAACGGTGCCGGCAGGCCGTGCAGGGAACACAGGCGCTTTTTCCGGCCGCGGCCGTGATCCAGGGGAGACACCGCCACCTCCGCATCCACCTTGTGCCGGTGGTCTTCGATACAGGGAAGGACGGGTGCGCCATCGTGCTCATCGACGAGACCGCATGCAGGAAGGCAGCCGAGGCGCTGGAGGCCTCGCGCCGGCAGTACGAGGCGCTCACCGTGGACCTCCCGGGCTTCGTTCTCCACACAAAACCCGACCTCACCATCGAGTTCGTCAACGAGGCCTTCTGCAGGCACGCGGGCAGGACGCGGGAGCAGTTGACAGGCTTCAGATTCCTCCCCCTCCTCCCCCCAGGCGACCAGGAGCGCATGAAGGCAGCGCTCATCGCTCTCACCCCGGAAAGCCCGGCCGCGACGCTGGAGGTCAGGTCGGTGAGAACAGACGGCACCCTCGGCTGGGAGAGGTGGCAGGTCAGGGCCCTCTTCGGGGAGGGCCGGAGAGGTCTCGGCTACCACCTGGCAGGCACCGACATCACCCAACTCCAGCAGTGCAGGGAGCAACTGGAGCAGTACCACGAGAACATGGAGAGCCTCATCACCGGGCGGACCACCGGGATCCAGGAGGCAAACAGGACGCTCCTGAAGGTGCTCGCAGAGAAGGAGGAGATCGAGCGCGAACTCCTCTTCACCACCTTTGCCTTCGACCATGCCTCGGACTCGATCATCCTCTTTGACCGGGAGGGCAGGATATACAAGGCAAATGAGACGGCATGCAGCCTCCTCAGCTACGGTCAGGACGAGATCCTCGCGGTCACCATCTTCGGCCTCAACCCCTCGATCACCGCACCGCAGTGGGAGGAGATGTGGGCACGGGCCGAACCCGGGAAGAGGGAGAGAGTCGTCTCGGTCCACAGGAAAAAGGATGGCTCAGTCTTCAAAGTCGATGTTTCCCGGACCTTCGTGCACTTTGCCGGGAGGATGTACTTCTGCTCCATCGCCCGCGAGGTCAGGGGAGCGGAGAGGTCGAAAAAATAG
- the acs gene encoding acetate--CoA ligase has product MAETFDVKLSGKVYMPDPAYREHSWIGDWETAYKRYLDDPEGFWAGIAGELEWFAPWQTVREWDNPYARWFTGAKLNITHNCLDRHAASERRNKVALIWRGEDDENERVFTYRQLHREVMRFANALKRLGVGKGDCICIYMPLVPEQVIAMLACARIGAVHSIVYGGFGASALNTRIRDVQAKIVITADVGFRRGKRVPLKTIVDEAVVNAPSVEKIVVLRRTKPEIELFSEMEVDFEEIMAAAAPYCEPEVMDAEDPLFILHTSGTTGTPKGIVHTSAGYMVGAYYTTKYVFDLKENDVYWCTADPGWITGHSYIVYGPLAAGATVLLTETTPDFPDPGIWWRIIEDFGVTVFYTAPTVIRMFMRFGEEWPNRANLDTLRVLGSVGEPLNPEAFEWFYHTIGKGRCPIVDTWWQTETGMHMVTTLVGEPMKPGFAGRPVPGVMADVVDREGNPVPPGIGGLLVIREPWPSMMRTVHNNDERYRKYWTTVDSLYTAGDLAVKDEDGYIMVIGRADDIIIVAGHNLGTAEVESALVSHEAVAEAAVIGVPDAVKGQAVKAFVILRQGYGSSEKLKGDLGYHVRMSLGPIAMPAAIEFVDSLPKTRSGKIMRRVLKAKEMGIDPGDISTLED; this is encoded by the coding sequence ATGGCAGAGACATTTGACGTGAAACTTTCCGGCAAGGTCTACATGCCCGACCCTGCATACCGGGAACATTCCTGGATCGGGGACTGGGAGACGGCGTACAAACGCTATCTCGACGACCCCGAGGGCTTCTGGGCAGGGATCGCCGGCGAACTGGAGTGGTTCGCCCCCTGGCAGACGGTGCGGGAGTGGGACAATCCCTATGCCCGCTGGTTCACAGGTGCGAAGTTGAACATCACCCACAACTGCCTCGACCGCCACGCCGCCAGCGAGCGGCGGAACAAGGTCGCCCTGATCTGGCGGGGCGAGGACGACGAGAACGAGCGTGTGTTCACCTACCGCCAGCTCCACCGCGAGGTGATGCGCTTTGCGAACGCCCTGAAGCGCCTTGGCGTCGGGAAGGGGGATTGTATCTGCATCTACATGCCCCTCGTCCCCGAGCAGGTCATCGCCATGCTCGCCTGCGCCCGCATCGGGGCGGTGCACAGCATCGTCTACGGCGGCTTCGGGGCCTCGGCCCTCAACACCCGTATCCGCGACGTGCAGGCGAAGATCGTCATCACCGCCGATGTCGGCTTCAGGCGGGGCAAGAGGGTGCCCCTGAAGACTATCGTCGACGAGGCGGTCGTGAACGCGCCCTCTGTCGAGAAGATCGTCGTCCTGCGGCGGACGAAACCCGAGATCGAACTCTTCTCCGAGATGGAGGTCGACTTCGAAGAGATCATGGCGGCAGCCGCACCGTACTGCGAGCCCGAGGTGATGGACGCCGAGGACCCGCTCTTCATCCTGCACACGAGCGGGACAACCGGCACCCCGAAAGGGATCGTTCACACCTCTGCCGGCTACATGGTCGGCGCCTACTATACGACGAAGTACGTCTTCGACCTCAAGGAGAACGACGTCTACTGGTGCACCGCCGATCCCGGCTGGATCACCGGCCACTCGTACATCGTCTACGGCCCTCTTGCCGCCGGCGCCACCGTGCTCCTCACCGAGACGACGCCCGACTTCCCTGACCCAGGCATCTGGTGGCGGATCATCGAGGACTTCGGCGTGACCGTCTTCTACACCGCCCCGACGGTGATCAGGATGTTCATGCGTTTTGGCGAGGAGTGGCCGAACCGGGCCAACCTCGACACCCTCCGCGTCCTTGGCTCTGTCGGCGAACCCCTGAACCCCGAGGCCTTCGAGTGGTTCTACCACACTATCGGGAAGGGCCGCTGCCCGATCGTGGACACCTGGTGGCAGACCGAGACAGGGATGCACATGGTCACGACGCTCGTCGGCGAACCGATGAAGCCGGGTTTTGCCGGCCGGCCTGTACCGGGCGTGATGGCCGACGTCGTCGACAGGGAGGGCAACCCTGTCCCGCCCGGCATCGGCGGCCTCCTGGTGATCAGGGAGCCCTGGCCCTCGATGATGCGGACGGTCCACAACAATGACGAGCGCTACCGGAAGTACTGGACGACCGTCGACTCCCTGTACACCGCCGGCGACCTGGCGGTGAAGGACGAGGACGGCTATATCATGGTCATCGGGCGGGCCGACGACATCATCATCGTCGCCGGGCACAACCTGGGGACGGCCGAGGTGGAGTCGGCCCTCGTCTCCCATGAAGCGGTCGCGGAGGCGGCGGTGATCGGCGTCCCCGACGCCGTCAAGGGGCAGGCCGTCAAGGCGTTCGTCATCCTGAGGCAGGGCTACGGGTCAAGCGAGAAACTGAAGGGCGACCTCGGGTACCATGTGCGGATGAGTCTCGGCCCGATCGCGATGCCGGCCGCGATCGAGTTCGTCGACTCCCTCCCGAAGACCAGGAGCGGCAAGATCATGCGGCGCGTCCTGAAGGCGAAGGAGATGGGGATAGACCCGGGAGACATCTCGACACTGGAGGATTGA